From Phaenicophaeus curvirostris isolate KB17595 chromosome 2, BPBGC_Pcur_1.0, whole genome shotgun sequence:
TCTGTGATCTAGCTGGAAATAGGGAATTCACCTTGCCTTTAGATTTACTTTAAGGTGCGGTTTTCAAGTCACTGTGGAATGAATTATGATAAGGATAAGGACCTGCTTTGAGCTGTCAGTTCACTCTGAAATGAATTGTAACAGTCTAGGCAGTACTGGACACATGATTTCTGCATAATTTAAGAGAGAactaaaaaaatgttattttatacaAAAGCTGCTGATTTTAGATAATATCAAATGAATCTTAATTGGATGGTTGCCATTAAGCATGTTGTCATTACTATCAATATTcctctgtggttttgtttgttttctgattggaaatgaagaaaaatttctgtaCCTGACTTTTTTCCACTTGAGATTTTTGGTGACATTACTTCTTATGGGAGCTGGGAGGTGATCactggcttttttaaaaatgagtgaCCGTAAGAACTGAATTGCACtagaaaaggagaagcaataaTAATTGATTACTTCAGGGCAAGTTGCCTTTGTTGAGTGAGAAGTGTGAAATGAATCCTAGGATAGTTGTTTTACCATGCATACTACTTTTTTTGGAGGTTTAAGTTGGCTGATGCTTACACACTGTGTATAAAGTTCAATGCATCTAAAACATTTCCTCATCAGGAAACAGTCCATAGCCTGTGGTTTAGTCCTTTATCCACAGGGCTTGCTTAGTGTGAGATATAGATGAAAGGTGTACTTTCAAGACTGTTTTCTGTGTACCTTGCTCAGCTAGGGATGTGGATTCTAGGCTGTTCAGGTTCATCTTCCAATTTGATCGTGGCTCCTTCTGCCAAGGTTAACTCAGGCTTGTGCTGCTTtagctgaagaaatttttccatcAAGTCAGCTCCCACGTTGAAGACCAGAGCCAGCCAGGCCAAGccaaaaataatccaaattGCAGTTAGGCTCCTGTACACTGGTATATAGTGCTTGTTGGGGTTTGTGCCTGAAAAATCCAGGAAACTTTGCATATTAATCTTGACAGATTATCAGTCTGCCAGACAGCATACATACTCATACACCCTTTCCAGCCATTGCAAAAGTGTATGTTTAACAAGTTTGTGTGATCTATGAGCATTATCAGGGATGCACAAAACTGAGTGTTCCTATTAActgataaagaagaaaatcatctAAGAAACTCAATATTGAACCCATATTAGCCATATTTTACTCAAGAGACGCACAGGGGATCTCAGATGAATGAGAAAGATATGCTTTACTACCTCAGTGTAGTGATTGCTTTTTGCAGGGTGATATACTTCAGTATCTGTGTGATTTTGAATGGAGAACATTATATGGGAAATGCAGCCATTTTAAATAAGTGGTTAAGAGGTTCTTAATCCCCAGTTTGATATTTCCACAGCATGTACAATTGCTGCAGATGATACAGGCACAGGACAGTACTACAGCCATAATTTAGTCTCGGTCATCCAGACCATCATGAAACTTCACAGTGCCCAGATTCAGCATGGGATGGGTCTTTATCTCCTTTTGGGACATAGTTATGTCTTCTAGGACAGGAGAGCTACTGCTTGTGAAGTGACACACTGTAATGCTTTTGACAAATAGAGACAGCATAAATAACCTGTTAAGAGTATTTGTTCAAATAAGTGGGTGGAGAAATAGCCCTTCATATCTCTACTGCTATGTCTCAGCCTAGATCTCTGAAGACTCTGTAATCTCactggatttgttttctttcacaggcATCCGTGGGTTGTCAGTAGTATTCTCCCTGCTGTAAGTACTGATCATTTAGTATTTGACACGATTTCTTATTAGGAATGGTAGGCACTTGCTGAAACAAGTTAGGAGAGGGTGGTTCAAGGACTTAATATTGACAGAGATTTCATTTATGTTCTGCCTGTTACTCATGGATCATATTCATACCAGCTTGGACACAGTCACTGTGGAAGGGGCATTCAGTGGTGTATGTAAAATGAGTTTAGTGACTCTCTGCTTAGCtggcaaaattaaaaatgcccATGTCATATAATATAGTAGCTCATTATTATCAGTGTGGCTTAGCTCAATTTTGTATTGTATTTATAGTGCAATGGATATCTATGTTCTCTGTATTTAGCTTTATACTAGAGTAACTAATTTCAACAAAGCTCAATCCAGTTCACCTTCTTTATTACCTACTACATAGTCCCCAAATCCAATGGTGCTCAGGGTGATGAAGGTGAAGTAAAAGCCTTCTCCATAGCTCCAGCCTTCTACATAACTGAAGACCAATGGTGGGAACACTAGAAAAAGCAAGGTCCCAGTGGTCAGGAAGATGGCTACTGCCAGTGTTTGAACcacctgcaagaaaaaaggaagatgtcAGCTAAAGAGCACTGAGCGGTTGTCTAGTGGAAAATTCTGGATCTGTTTTGCTCTTGGATTGCAAACGCAGTCCAGCTGGATAAGAATAAATCAATGCTTATGTGCACAGCAGGCTGACCTTCTGTTTAACCTGCACATAGATATTGTACCCAATCATGAATCTGAAAAGTCTCaaaattaggagaaaaaaaccccaaggatCTTGTTAAAGCTTTATTCATAGGAATGAATTATTCACTTTACAATTTCAATTCAAATGGAGATGCTCTTGTAATCAATTAGCTCCTGTCTTTCAGGAAAATCATCAATATTGCATTACTTATGATACAAAGATTGGCAAGAACAAATTAGGGCTGTCttcaccatgactgcttccaaAGATTTATAAAGTAGCTTGCAAGAGGTCAgccaaaaatatatttctgtgaaatttaagttaagtcagtttgtctgcttttattttaaatttagaagCATTCAAAGCAGAACTGTTTTCTGTCAGTGCAGGGTGGATTTGTCAAAACATAAGTCTGCCTTCTGGGAGACATTGAGGGTAGTTAAGTTACAGCATATGTGGCTGTAATAGATATGTAcacagaatggtcagtggataGGTCATGACAGGGGATTTTAGGATTGAGGATTAGGAACTCATGGATTTCCAGGCAACCACTGAAAAATGCCCTCAAGGGCATTCAGACAAGAGTATGGTTTTCTAAgcatgtgcctattgtaactTGATGAAAAGCCAAATGACTATTTATATACTGAAGGTCCAGGTatcatgtttttccttctgtctctgtCTCATCTCACATATAAAATAGTTCAGCTGAGCTTGAGAAACTTGGCATCATCCTACTACATGACTTTGAGAAATCACTGCTATATTATGCACCATGCATCTCCAGCTGTGTAGTAACCCCTCATTTGAAAAGCACtttgagaatcatagaatcatgcaatagttaggattggaagggaccttaaagatcatatagttccaacacccctgccatgggcagggacacctcccactagatcaggctgcccaaagccctatccaacctggtcttgagcacctccagggacaatGCATACACAACtacccttggcaacctgttccagtgcctcaccactctcatggtgaagaaattcttcctaatgtctagtttaaatctgcccctctccagtttatacctgttcccctcattctatcaccacaagcccttatgaatagtccctctccagttttcttgtatgcccctttcaggtactagaaggttgctataagattttctctgagccttctcttctacaggctcagcaagcccaactctctcagcctgtcctcatatggaaggtgctccagccctctgatcatccttgtagccctcctctggacccattccaacagctccatatccttcttacattgtccagaactggacacagaactccagatgaggtctctcaagagaagaacagaagggcagagaatcacttccctcgacctgctggccatgcttcttttgacgcagcctgggatactgttggccttctgggctatgagTGCACatcgctggctcatgttgagcttctcatcaaccagcacccccaagtccttctctgcagggcagctctcaatcacatcatcctccatgatgtactgaaaatggggattgccctgacccaggtgtaggaccttgcacttggccttaatgaacctcatgaggttctcacaggcccacctctcttGTCTGCCCAggcccctctggatgacatcccatccttctggtgtggcagctacaccactcagcttggtgtcatctgcaaacttgctgagggtgcactcaatctcactgtcagtatcattgatgaagatattaaacagcactggtcccagtatggacccctgagggacaccacttgtcacagatctccatctggactttaagCCACTGATCAGCGTGTTATAGTAGATATGTTCTCATTTAGTTTATTCCAGAAGTGCAATAGCATTTAATTAGATAATAAAGTTAGCATAAAACTTTATACTGTAATGCATAATATTACTTGTTAACCTGGCTTTTAAGAACTTTTTGGTACAAACCTATAGCATAAGACAGTAAAACATGAGTGAAGAACTGATTGTAATTAACTTCCCAAAGCATGattaaattatgtttaaaattatACAAAATAACTTCCTGGAAGAGAATTTTCAAAGTGAACAAGCAGATACAGCTCCAAAGCTTTCTCTAATCATAGGATATCTGCCAGATACGAGGTGTTAATgaaggagtgaaaaaaaaaaaagagatcacaTCCCTGAATCCTTGAAGTGGTATGAGGAATCTCAGGAAACATGCAGCTATACTAGCATGAGAATCTttctggtggcagagctgcatGTATTTGAGGAACAGACATAAGGTATGCAGGTAAAAAACTTCTTGCTTATATAAACCAAGTCTGCAGTTTACAGACTTATTTACAGACTTACACTAGCTTTCCTAATATAGGCAAACCATGTAGTGACTCAGAGATTTTAcaaatgaagaagagaaaaaaaacttctgcCAGAAATCTGAAATGTTTCAACGTATCATATGTTAGAACATATCTAATCTCCCTTTTCCCTAACTAAAGGGGTCAATTAATTGAACCTTTGCTCAGAAACATGCACTAACTTTCTTATAAATGACCTTCATGTATATTCTATTATCAGTGGTTTCCTTATTCCAATATATCTGGACTAGTTCGATGGTTCACCAATAAACTGTAACTAAGGAGAAGgagtatttatttacatttcaagaaaagaaaatgaaggaaatgctAAATTGTTGGCACAATCAGAGAAGGTAATTCAAGTCAGATTAGGACGCCAATAAAAATAAGTTGTTTTGCACAGTGTAGACCTAGATTCTGGGTAGATGCTAACATAGGCTAGATAGTGTGAGCTTGATTTAGCAATGTATGTATGTGCATGTATTCTGCTAAGGTCATGAGCTTAAGGACCCTGCTCATGATTGAGGCCATGCTTACTTAACAGTTTTGCTGAATCAGGTTTCAAAAAGGCAAATCTAGAGTCCCTCAAGCAAAAGCAAATTGTTTTACAGCTATAAGTAGATAAATAGAGCATATCAGTTTTCTGATATAAAGGGCTACCTTATTGCTGTGGTTCAGAAAAATGTAGAGACGCAGAAGGAAACACAATCTAGCAGTAGTAGTACCTATCTGAGAAGAGaactttaattcattttaaaatagtaGAAATAAATGATACATTGACACTGTACCTGGGCACGGCCTGGCTTTTGCACCCATCTTTCCAGGGTAATTAGATGAGCATTGAGGCCTTTTCCTAACTGATTAAGGAAGGCAAGGTTGAGTGGCACTCCAAATAAAGCATAGAACACACAGAAGATCTGCCCTGCCACTGTGCTGGGGGACAGGTTACCATaacctagaaaaaaaagaagaaagcagctgcGTGAAAAGGCTTTACATTCAGGCTCCAGGCCATCATGGGAAGTTCCTAGGCTTGGAAGCTCAACTACGTTAAACTTCAAGAACCTGGGGGGCCTATGATTTTCTGCAATTACTTCTGTCTACAAATTCCCATAGTTTATGATTAAGCCCTGTGCAATCACTTGtagtaacagaaaattaaatgtgaaaaatattacagTTGTCCAATTGCTATGGGTCTTTGATTTTGTCGTAAATGCTGCAAAGCAATCTCAAGATGTGCTCTTTGtgtacaaaattattttgcacaTGCCAAGTAGGCACTAAGCCCTTTCTGCAAGTGTAATATGCTGGATACACAAAAGTAACAGGTATAATTGGAAACCAATGGAAAACTGTTATCCACAGTAGTCAAGATTATCCTGCAGGTGTATTCTGCCCACCAACTGcatatttcaggttttttttcaggatagCAGGAGGAAACACCAGTTTATAAGGAAAGAGAGTACCTCACCTATAGTGGTGACAACAGTTCCTGCAAAAAAGAAGGAGTTGCTGAAGTCCCAGTTACTGGGATTCGTAGAGTTTCCTTCTGGGTTGACCCCTTTTTCCCATGCTTCCATGAGGACCTGAGGCAGAAGAAGTCAAAAGAGCAAAAATGATCAATCTATTAGACCAACTcatgaaaaatatcagaaaaaaggATGAAGGAAATATTGCTTTTCATATCGAGTGAGCAGAGCAATAAGCAATGTAGATAGCAGAATAGAGTTTGACTAAAATGGCCTTGTGCTGACATGGCAAAACTTGGAAATAAAGCTGGCTAGGAACTTGAACTCTTGTTATTGGAAAACTAGCCATTGAAATAGGATGGGTTCTATAACTAATTGAAGGCCAAGGGGAAAGGGAGTGAAGGGAGCCCCCAAAGTGATCATAGTGGGCAAAGAAAGTGAAGTTAtaccataaaaaataaaagcagttcctcttctctccttccctaaTCTAGTCATTTCACTCTAGTGTTTAATTTGGGTATGTGTAAATGCATGTTTCTGTCTGTGGGGAGGAGTATGGGGAACATGCTCATTTCTTTCCTATGTGTAAGTACTAGTGAGgataaaatactatttttggCTTTGACTTCACAATAATTTTCAATTAATATTAGGCTTTTCCTAGTCTGAAAGATGAGTTAATGAAATACTCTCTTCTTTTCCGGATAGTTACCAGATGACCAAAATTACtatgtgaaaaagaaatgctgctcCTATTTAGGCATCAAATATCTTGTTAGCTGCCGTAATGAAGATTGTGTTCTTTTGCTCTCCCCAAGAATTACTCTCAAGGAGACTGGTTACCCTCTGCTCAGAGGCTGGGGTTTCAAGAAATGCATTGTTTGTTACATAATGATTTTGaggcttatagaatcatagaatcactaggtcagAAAGgaccactggatcatcgagtccaactattcccatcaatcactattcccatcaatcactaaaccatgtccctcagcacctcatccacccgtcttttaaacacctccagggaaggtgactcaaccacctccctgggcagccaatgaccctttccatgaaatattttttcctgatgtctagtctgaacctcccctggcagagcttgaggccattcccccttgtcctgtcccctgtcacttgggagaagaggccagctccctgctctccacaacctcctttcaggtagttgtagacagcaataaggtctcccctcagcctcctcttctccaggctaaacaatcccaggtgTCATGTCATGTCATATCATGTCACAGCCTTCATCATTTTACCAAATGACTGAGGGAATTAATTGTTCATCTCTTCTAGAGACTTTTGTATGATTTCAAGACAATAGCAGGATTCAACAGCAACCCCAGATTTAGTTGGTTCCAGGTGTATGAGAccaaagaagatatttttatttcattcagttgTTGAACACTGTCAGAAAAATTGCTTACCTAAAGAAATTACCTACTACCTAAATGTTTACTTAACACCTACTACAAGGAAACTGATTTTGCATAGGTTCTTCAATATTAGCTGATCTGTGCTGTTGGATTGAGTACCCTAAGTTTAGTAGCTAATGTTATTCCTTTAGTAAAAAAATCTACAAGATTGGTCAAATCCATCAGATAGGGCTGCTAGGCATCATCATGTGTGATCTCATGATTGAAGTGCCAGCAGAGTTTCTTTTCAATATGACAAAGAACTTTACATTATCCATTAAAAGTCTGTTCTTAGAATGGGAATGatttgaaatattaaattatcTAGAGTTTACTATTTTATGTCATAGTTAGAAGGAACACACAGAAGGTATGGAGGTGTGAGTCTTGTGACATCTAAAACATTCACAGATTGAATTAATCCCTATAAGGAACACTTGTCAGCTCTATGCATTTCAAAGCCAACATAGAATAATATGGCAATGTTGGATGCTGAACGCTTTACATATAGACTGGCAAGGCCAGATTTCTTGGTACGATGGTTGCTTTTAAGTACAACGCTATGAAAGTTATGGTGTCCTGGTGTCCAGGAGAATCATTCCTAAACAAACAGTTTCATGTGGGACAGGTATAATGCCTTTTAGTTCCTTTCTATCTACACCTCAGGTAATGGTTATGGCTGGAGTGATAAAGGAGCAGCTGTTGAATGGTTAGTGAACATTAGCTGTTGTCTTTGGGAGCAAAAGTAGCCAGTAAATGAAAGCAATGTGCTATATTTTACTGTAAGAGTATGAAGCCTACGTAAAGCTATGGTAGGATGTGGAGAGAATAAAAGCAACCTGCCATTTCTGCAGTCAATGCACATTGCAGCCACTTGTGGACGTAGACAATGATTTGGTCCTCTTGGTCAATATTTGAGTTCCTTTGGGGCTGACAACGTATGGACACAATCAAAACTGGGACTTAAAATAGTACCCTCTACTCTATAAATCTGCTTCTCAGTTATGCTGTCAGAATGGCATGGTTTCCTGACAAAAGTATGTTTACCAGAGACAAATTTGATTGCAGAGTTTGGATTTGCCTTTTCACAAAGCTCCAGGCTTAAGGCCGTCTCTCACCTAGGCAGGT
This genomic window contains:
- the LOC138718233 gene encoding potassium channel subfamily K member 16-like, producing MPIFTIHNQQIRWTPLLVLGYLFYLLLGAMVFQLLEKQAEIHFWNQFQLEKLKFLQNYTCLDRQALEQFVQVLMEAWEKGVNPEGNSTNPSNWDFSNSFFFAGTVVTTIGYGNLSPSTVAGQIFCVFYALFGVPLNLAFLNQLGKGLNAHLITLERWVQKPGRAQVVQTLAVAIFLTTGTLLFLVFPPLVFSYVEGWSYGEGFYFTFITLSTIGFGDYVVGTNPNKHYIPVYRSLTAIWIIFGLAWLALVFNVGADLMEKFLQLKQHKPELTLAEGATIKLEDEPEQPRIHIPS